One stretch of Candidatus Poribacteria bacterium DNA includes these proteins:
- a CDS encoding mandelate racemase/muconate lactonizing enzyme family protein, producing the protein MKITHVEAFALRFQPERSSTQQGPHYSVAPEGWRSIYSRHHETTVVRITTSDGIVGYGEAQSPVSPRTSKTIVEDLCRPVLMGKDPFDVEYLWQRMFTSMRERGHYTGFFIDALAGCDIALWDIIGQASGKPVHKVLGGRYRDRIPLYAGVGGTTPERAVEQATKHVSQGYGGLKIHATHGRAEILEIVAAVREAVGPKIKLMVDLHTQYSVPEAIMLGRGLEELDVLWLESPTAPEDIPGQAALAAALDMSVAIGEWTRTRYELREVFERRACDITMPDIGRTGLTEGKRIASLADTYNIPVTPHIGGGGILSIAATVQFSAAIPNFLIMEHSPEAYQMKGQITTRKPTVENGAFVLDDVPGIGVDIDTDALAALAIED; encoded by the coding sequence ATGAAAATTACACACGTTGAGGCGTTCGCGCTTCGGTTCCAACCCGAGAGATCATCAACACAACAGGGACCGCATTATTCCGTTGCCCCCGAAGGGTGGCGTTCCATCTATTCACGCCACCATGAGACGACGGTTGTCCGAATCACTACGTCAGACGGAATCGTCGGCTACGGCGAAGCACAAAGTCCGGTCTCCCCACGCACATCCAAAACGATTGTCGAAGATTTATGTCGTCCAGTACTCATGGGAAAAGATCCGTTTGATGTGGAATACCTCTGGCAGCGCATGTTTACCTCCATGCGGGAGCGTGGGCACTATACGGGATTCTTTATTGATGCGCTCGCTGGATGTGATATTGCGTTATGGGACATCATCGGACAGGCGTCTGGCAAACCCGTTCACAAAGTCCTCGGGGGTCGGTATCGGGATAGGATTCCTTTGTATGCTGGCGTAGGAGGCACCACACCGGAGAGAGCCGTCGAGCAAGCGACTAAACACGTTTCACAAGGCTATGGTGGGTTAAAGATTCACGCAACGCACGGGCGCGCCGAGATTTTGGAGATTGTCGCGGCAGTCCGCGAAGCCGTGGGTCCAAAAATCAAATTGATGGTCGATCTCCATACCCAATACAGCGTCCCAGAGGCGATTATGCTCGGACGTGGGCTTGAGGAATTGGATGTATTGTGGTTAGAATCGCCGACGGCACCTGAAGACATCCCTGGGCAAGCAGCATTGGCAGCGGCGTTGGATATGTCGGTTGCGATTGGGGAGTGGACGCGCACGCGTTATGAATTGCGGGAGGTGTTTGAACGGCGCGCCTGCGACATCACGATGCCTGACATCGGTCGAACTGGCCTCACAGAGGGCAAACGCATCGCAAGCCTTGCTGATACCTACAACATTCCAGTGACACCACACATCGGTGGCGGTGGTATCTTATCAATTGCTGCAACCGTTCAATTTTCCGCAGCGATTCCGAACTTCCTGATTATGGAGCATTCCCCGGAAGCATATCAGATGAAAGGGCAGATCACCACACGAAAACCGACTGTTGAGAACGGGGCTTTCGTCCTTGATGATGTGCCCGGAATTGGTGTCGATATTGATACCGATGCGTTAGCAGCATTGGCGATAGAAGATTAA
- a CDS encoding D-2-hydroxyacid dehydrogenase, translated as MAKHKVLIASGISQEVADMLQDAPSEMEIQFLPEGGQLKDHISDIEILYGVVSEEALPHATSLQWVMQPFVGVERSMYPAFKESPITLINSKRLYGPQLAEHAFALLLSLTRGINTQLDLMREKEWKWLPCVEVSGMTMGILGLGGIGRAVAQRAKAFDFEVIAVDPEPMEKPDTVDELGQLDQLHEFLSRSEVLTVCCPITPQTHKLLSHAEFDALPEGCFFINVSRGKVVDEDALVAALKSGKVAGAGLDVTYTEPCPPDNLLWTLPNVILTSHTAGASQNIAKRAMQTFLDNMHRYVNGEPLINVVDKEKGY; from the coding sequence ATGGCTAAACACAAAGTCTTGATTGCCAGTGGAATCAGCCAAGAAGTTGCAGATATGCTGCAGGATGCCCCATCAGAAATGGAAATCCAATTTCTACCCGAAGGCGGACAACTGAAGGACCATATTTCAGATATTGAAATTCTCTACGGCGTGGTGTCGGAGGAGGCACTCCCACACGCGACATCCTTGCAATGGGTGATGCAGCCCTTCGTCGGGGTGGAAAGGTCGATGTATCCCGCCTTCAAAGAGAGTCCCATCACACTCATAAACAGCAAGCGTCTGTATGGACCCCAACTTGCTGAGCACGCCTTCGCGTTGCTACTTTCCCTAACCCGTGGCATCAACACACAACTCGACCTGATGCGTGAGAAAGAGTGGAAGTGGCTCCCATGCGTCGAAGTGTCTGGAATGACAATGGGAATCCTCGGACTCGGCGGTATTGGTCGGGCAGTCGCCCAACGCGCCAAAGCATTCGATTTTGAAGTGATTGCGGTAGACCCAGAACCGATGGAAAAACCGGACACCGTTGACGAATTAGGACAACTCGATCAGTTACACGAATTTCTCTCCCGTTCCGAAGTGCTGACGGTCTGTTGCCCAATCACACCGCAAACCCACAAATTGCTGTCTCATGCCGAATTTGATGCCCTGCCAGAGGGTTGCTTCTTTATCAACGTCAGTCGCGGCAAGGTGGTTGATGAGGATGCCTTGGTCGCTGCACTAAAAAGTGGAAAAGTGGCAGGCGCAGGATTGGATGTCACCTATACCGAACCGTGTCCACCCGACAATCTACTCTGGACCCTTCCGAACGTGATTCTAACGTCTCATACTGCCGGTGCATCCCAGAACATTGCCAAACGCGCAATGCAGACGTTCCTTGACAACATGCATCGCTATGTGAACGGCGAACCCTTAATCAACGTTGTGGATAAGGAAAAGGGATATTAA
- a CDS encoding DUF5695 domain-containing protein, with product MKARARFIVENQRVMDPDDLCHYSFRIWNNDAERLIVEEEAPCGSIDMGGSDDRCFAPPVFLAGKNVYYPNEQEIHALDEFIENFLYRKLQDKDNYQVLNSLIGLREGSWRRWDYVWRIYNYPHVYNIYYQMYRITKLHGIKTTREPLEYLRLAYHTAYASYQDSTYESVYETKNYIDYHRGNMSKTHAPMGSPILAHLLRSLKMEGMRTEYRMLLDAIEGCLPFFLEEEYPFASEYCFDHASKAALYYLAQVADDEPLKKRTVQTILASRDTTPMWFSYCTNMRYIGCYPTPLLARPLFDRFEQTGDLHYLQKAYGAALAVWSCVDPSGKGYNGREWRFNPPEKGSPEYNYYRNGCFSGEVGMGLYGNLSMLKSYLIQDPDFGLVGYGCAVSETADDYTLIPQDGLGVRGSFVPLGVTLETVKARIEKATLAKDLRRLELVLSKPSKHADCAHISIRGMRFGAYRCSTGRVKHGEQLEWEVPYAEGQETLCLTLTAK from the coding sequence ATGAAGGCGCGGGCGAGGTTCATCGTGGAGAATCAACGCGTCATGGATCCGGACGATCTCTGCCACTACAGTTTTCGGATTTGGAATAACGATGCCGAAAGGCTGATTGTAGAAGAAGAGGCACCTTGTGGTTCAATTGATATGGGGGGCAGCGATGATCGGTGCTTCGCGCCACCGGTATTCCTCGCCGGAAAGAACGTCTATTACCCCAACGAGCAGGAAATTCACGCCCTTGATGAATTTATAGAGAACTTTCTCTACCGCAAACTGCAGGATAAAGACAACTATCAGGTACTGAACTCGCTCATTGGACTCCGTGAGGGGTCGTGGCGGCGATGGGACTACGTCTGGCGTATCTACAACTATCCGCATGTCTATAACATCTACTATCAAATGTATCGGATTACGAAACTACACGGAATAAAGACGACTCGCGAACCCTTGGAGTACCTCAGACTTGCCTATCACACGGCTTATGCTTCTTACCAAGATTCCACTTACGAAAGCGTCTACGAGACGAAGAATTACATCGACTACCACCGTGGGAACATGTCCAAAACGCATGCCCCGATGGGTTCGCCGATTCTGGCACATCTTCTGAGATCGCTGAAAATGGAAGGTATGCGGACGGAATACCGGATGCTCTTAGACGCTATTGAGGGATGTCTCCCGTTTTTCCTTGAGGAGGAATATCCGTTCGCGTCGGAGTATTGTTTCGATCACGCCTCAAAAGCGGCGTTATACTACTTAGCGCAGGTCGCTGACGATGAACCGTTGAAAAAGCGCACTGTGCAGACAATCCTCGCCAGTCGCGATACAACCCCGATGTGGTTCTCCTACTGCACGAACATGCGGTATATCGGGTGCTACCCGACACCGCTCTTGGCGCGTCCGCTCTTTGATAGATTTGAACAGACGGGGGATCTCCACTACTTACAAAAGGCTTACGGTGCGGCTTTGGCTGTCTGGAGTTGTGTCGATCCATCTGGCAAGGGCTACAACGGCAGGGAGTGGCGGTTCAACCCACCGGAGAAAGGATCACCGGAATACAACTATTATCGCAACGGCTGTTTCTCTGGCGAAGTCGGCATGGGATTATACGGCAACTTGAGTATGCTGAAATCCTATCTCATCCAGGATCCTGATTTCGGGCTTGTCGGTTACGGATGCGCTGTCTCCGAGACAGCGGACGACTACACCCTCATTCCACAAGACGGGTTAGGAGTCAGGGGCTCCTTCGTACCGCTCGGTGTGACACTGGAGACGGTAAAGGCACGCATTGAGAAGGCGACACTCGCAAAGGACCTACGACGGTTGGAACTGGTCTTATCGAAGCCGTCCAAGCACGCTGATTGCGCGCATATCTCTATCCGTGGGATGCGGTTCGGTGCGTACCGATGTAGTACAGGCAGGGTCAAACATGGCGAGCAACTTGAATGGGAAGTGCCTTATGCAGAAGGACAAGAAACCCTCTGCCTAACGCTAACTGCCAAATAG
- a CDS encoding STAS domain-containing protein, with translation MRTQIRQENGIAILEPNGKIVGPSVTELREVISPQIETSDAPRILINFEKVNKIDGSGLFALMEARATAARKQGRIGVINVGKHIKDLVAVSRIVSLFEHFDSEDAAVSALAA, from the coding sequence ATGAGAACCCAAATTCGCCAGGAAAATGGCATCGCAATCTTGGAACCCAACGGAAAGATAGTAGGACCCTCAGTAACAGAATTACGGGAAGTCATCTCACCACAGATAGAGACCTCCGATGCACCCCGTATCCTTATCAATTTCGAGAAGGTCAATAAGATTGACGGCTCAGGACTCTTTGCCCTCATGGAAGCACGTGCCACAGCAGCTCGGAAACAAGGACGTATCGGGGTCATCAACGTTGGGAAACACATCAAAGACTTGGTGGCTGTGAGCCGGATTGTGAGTCTCTTTGAACACTTCGATAGCGAGGATGCTGCGGTTTCGGCATTAGCAGCATAA
- a CDS encoding energy-coupling factor transporter transmembrane component T, translating into MRNTILEPRTKILMMLIAGCLVILLDSPTALFVCFLGSLTLIAASVPTWRQIGLLCTFLFFTTWGLIYSQAIFYNEFPRTVLFTLVPADLPLIGKMTGGIRVYREGLFHGIVQSLRFNTTLVIGCFIVWTTQPRDLLLALTQLRVPSTLAFMVTTALHFIPVIANEAATVLRSQRLRGFRYLRLNLLATCRGVLNSFRPILAGNIRHATHLSESVESRGFSAETMAERTSLRTLKMGMLDYSLLTILFACLVGIIALKLLYFFYANGIYYGSWLRGIYTFTREVL; encoded by the coding sequence ATGCGCAATACGATACTCGAACCCCGCACAAAAATCCTGATGATGCTCATTGCAGGGTGTCTCGTTATCCTGCTGGATAGTCCGACGGCATTGTTCGTCTGTTTTCTCGGTAGCCTAACGCTGATTGCCGCCTCCGTGCCGACGTGGCGGCAAATCGGACTCCTCTGTACCTTCCTCTTTTTCACGACTTGGGGCTTAATTTACAGTCAAGCAATCTTCTATAATGAGTTTCCGCGCACCGTGCTATTCACACTCGTGCCTGCCGATCTACCGCTCATCGGGAAGATGACAGGCGGCATCCGCGTCTATCGGGAAGGCTTGTTTCACGGCATTGTCCAATCTCTGCGCTTCAACACGACGCTGGTCATAGGGTGTTTTATCGTCTGGACGACGCAACCCCGCGATCTCCTCCTCGCACTGACACAATTGCGCGTGCCATCGACACTCGCTTTCATGGTGACAACGGCACTGCATTTCATTCCAGTTATTGCAAATGAAGCAGCGACAGTTCTCCGCTCGCAACGGTTGCGAGGGTTCCGGTATCTTCGGCTCAATCTACTCGCCACGTGTCGTGGGGTGCTGAATAGTTTTCGTCCAATCTTGGCGGGGAATATTCGGCATGCGACGCATCTCAGCGAATCCGTTGAAAGTCGAGGATTTTCAGCAGAGACGATGGCGGAACGCACTTCACTGCGGACCCTGAAGATGGGAATGTTGGATTACAGCCTGCTGACGATCCTGTTTGCCTGTTTGGTTGGCATCATCGCGTTGAAGCTGCTCTATTTTTTCTATGCGAACGGTATCTATTACGGGTCGTGGTTGCGGGGTATTTATACTTTTACGCGTGAGGTGTTGTGA
- a CDS encoding molybdenum cofactor biosynthesis protein MoaB, producing MATTSTSTQQHREMATEEGPVAVAIVTVSDTRTPETDKNAAFLREQLAAEGNSVAAYQIIKDEPDQVAAVLNKMAESDAQVILFNGGTGIAPRDTTFDILNRKLEKTLPGFGELFRMFSYDQVGAAAMLSRATAGVYRGKVVISTPGSTAAVELAWEKLIGPELQHLAWEVGR from the coding sequence ATGGCAACAACTTCCACAAGCACACAACAACACAGAGAAATGGCAACCGAAGAGGGGCCTGTCGCTGTCGCTATTGTCACCGTGAGCGACACACGTACCCCCGAAACAGACAAAAATGCAGCATTTTTACGTGAACAACTCGCTGCAGAGGGAAACAGCGTCGCTGCCTATCAGATCATCAAAGACGAACCCGACCAAGTCGCTGCTGTGTTAAATAAAATGGCGGAAAGCGATGCACAGGTTATCCTTTTCAACGGCGGCACAGGTATCGCGCCACGCGACACGACGTTCGATATTCTCAATCGTAAGTTGGAAAAGACGCTCCCCGGATTTGGGGAACTCTTTCGGATGTTCAGCTATGATCAGGTCGGCGCAGCGGCGATGCTCTCAAGAGCAACGGCTGGTGTTTATCGTGGGAAAGTGGTTATCTCCACGCCGGGATCAACGGCTGCAGTGGAATTGGCATGGGAAAAACTGATTGGACCGGAATTGCAGCATCTTGCATGGGAGGTCGGACGCTAA
- a CDS encoding VWA domain-containing protein — translation MNRSRRRQRSVCALLFAGIVHLTLAIIFMFSFYADRHIGNEDALAVELINPKAFREQRRTLKPPPPKTILIPKRTDDTTDANQRHLDLLASANLMDETIRQSEEALLNNATKSVSDTETILPDVTTDAERYNSRATPIAESVDSPFQTTPGAGVESLRQRVKGEGGGGFHRLESTGVSEIGTVGEGDGGDTGEGSGKGPGNPFAKALKNIADHIIGTRELDKVNVVFVLDTSASMRDNIQEVAANLYAMTDEFDLVNLEYHLGMSEFSVRREGQRIEIRSLLPEVSMLRRRMQKATLSGNEHALDALTDTPHYIDFHADADKYIVLVTDEPASTHLKKADAYKTMRQKVIELYQLEDIRVNVLGYPEQFQQELAEMTGGLWQRIPGDVVNASTLPSDRVANEGFMKVFRDIATDLRRNSGKLLFSMESQFEVFLEDGDVPMKKLQREFRKNGARLAGIDNLFGSATVWEKQKGDLWVITDYTNGRIYTVRKEDNKLNVYSGIYPESWNASTSLTAMTQKRGSRWLMNDRNRRRMFTIRSEDNRLNIYDGAALSASPDKAVKGYEPAVDIVVMLDYSRSMGGKSQAVMLGLSTLLGRLDILPINYRIGLIRFAEAKDAIKVINGAVVTQMPLNEAMLESYMEDPFGGDEHLIDAIVEGVPKVKFSPYASRFLLILTDEPTTGKYPPEDALNLCLSLGIRAYIIGHPGPTDFQKTLVEKTGGRFFTMPKHLNQAFPNQ, via the coding sequence ATGAACCGGTCCCGTAGACGACAACGTTCAGTGTGCGCATTGCTCTTTGCGGGTATTGTCCACCTGACCCTTGCCATTATCTTTATGTTCTCTTTCTACGCGGACCGACACATCGGTAATGAAGACGCGCTGGCAGTGGAACTCATCAATCCCAAAGCCTTCCGAGAACAGCGGCGTACCCTCAAACCGCCGCCACCTAAGACAATTCTCATTCCGAAGCGTACCGATGACACTACTGACGCAAATCAACGCCATTTAGATTTACTCGCTTCTGCCAACTTAATGGATGAGACAATTCGGCAGTCGGAGGAGGCACTGCTTAACAACGCGACGAAATCTGTGTCGGACACGGAAACAATACTCCCAGACGTAACGACGGATGCTGAACGGTACAATAGCCGTGCAACACCGATCGCTGAATCGGTAGACAGCCCTTTTCAAACGACACCGGGAGCGGGCGTAGAGAGCCTACGGCAACGCGTCAAAGGCGAGGGCGGCGGTGGATTCCACAGGCTGGAATCTACAGGTGTCTCTGAAATCGGGACTGTCGGGGAGGGAGACGGTGGGGACACTGGCGAAGGCAGCGGTAAGGGTCCCGGCAATCCGTTCGCCAAAGCACTCAAAAACATTGCTGACCATATCATCGGAACGCGGGAATTGGATAAAGTAAACGTCGTGTTCGTCCTCGACACCAGTGCCAGCATGCGGGATAACATCCAAGAAGTCGCTGCAAACCTCTACGCTATGACGGATGAATTCGATCTCGTCAACTTGGAGTATCACCTCGGTATGTCCGAATTCAGCGTCCGGCGAGAGGGTCAAAGGATTGAAATCCGCTCCCTGTTACCCGAAGTCAGCATGCTCCGCAGGCGGATGCAAAAAGCCACCCTCAGCGGCAACGAACACGCGCTTGACGCACTCACAGACACACCGCATTACATCGACTTCCACGCCGATGCCGATAAGTATATCGTCCTTGTAACCGACGAACCCGCCTCAACACATCTCAAAAAGGCGGACGCTTACAAAACGATGCGGCAGAAGGTTATCGAACTCTATCAACTTGAGGATATACGCGTCAACGTGCTCGGATATCCAGAGCAGTTTCAGCAAGAGTTAGCGGAGATGACAGGCGGACTCTGGCAGCGGATTCCCGGAGATGTCGTCAATGCCTCCACGCTTCCGAGTGATCGCGTCGCCAATGAAGGGTTCATGAAGGTGTTTCGAGACATCGCTACTGACCTGCGCCGCAACAGTGGTAAACTCCTGTTCAGCATGGAATCTCAGTTTGAAGTCTTTCTCGAAGACGGCGACGTGCCAATGAAGAAACTACAGCGTGAATTCAGAAAAAACGGTGCCCGCTTAGCCGGTATTGACAACCTATTCGGAAGTGCGACGGTCTGGGAGAAACAGAAGGGTGACTTATGGGTCATCACCGACTATACTAACGGACGTATCTACACGGTTCGGAAAGAGGACAACAAGTTGAACGTCTACTCCGGTATCTACCCCGAAAGTTGGAACGCCTCTACAAGCCTCACGGCTATGACGCAAAAACGGGGAAGCCGATGGCTCATGAACGACCGGAATCGGCGGCGGATGTTCACCATTCGCAGTGAAGATAACCGATTGAACATCTACGACGGCGCAGCACTCAGCGCGTCGCCTGACAAGGCGGTAAAAGGATACGAACCGGCTGTGGATATCGTCGTTATGCTCGATTACAGCCGGAGTATGGGGGGGAAGTCTCAAGCCGTCATGCTCGGTTTAAGCACGCTACTCGGTAGGTTAGACATTCTACCGATTAACTATCGCATTGGACTCATCCGGTTTGCTGAAGCGAAAGACGCAATCAAGGTCATCAACGGTGCTGTCGTTACGCAGATGCCCCTCAACGAGGCGATGTTGGAGAGTTATATGGAAGACCCATTTGGCGGCGACGAACACCTCATTGATGCAATCGTCGAAGGCGTTCCGAAAGTGAAATTTAGTCCGTATGCCAGCCGATTTTTGCTCATCCTGACAGACGAACCGACAACCGGAAAATATCCACCTGAAGATGCGCTTAATCTATGTCTGTCATTAGGCATCCGTGCTTATATTATCGGACATCCGGGTCCCACAGATTTTCAAAAGACTCTTGTTGAAAAGACAGGCGGACGCTTCTTTACAATGCCGAAGCACCTAAACCAAGCATTTCCAAACCAATAA
- a CDS encoding CRTAC1 family protein — protein sequence MNKRQLGLFIQIFLLLTIGSVAAELPTFTDVTEAVGIQFKHNNGKTEHKHIIETMGSGVVFFDYDTDGDADLYFVNGGPIPEETQNPTQAKLGNVLYRNEGDGHFIDVTETAGVGDAGYGMAASAGDIDNDGDADLYVANFGNDRLYRNNGDGTFTDITEVAGIDNSLWSIAAVYLDFDADGDLDIFVVNYLVYEVSMPVTTYKGIVGYGHPRSYEGTPDVLYRNNGDGTFTNIAETAGVTNPSEGRGMAAIACDYDNDGFPDIYVANDTNRNFMYHNNGDGTFTDESLFIGVGYDEKGVAEGSMGVDAGDYNGDGWFDLIVANSEKATLYKNEEGLFFVDATADSGLEQPTLPFVGFSPLFLDYDNDGYLDMFCANGHPQDVIGILTDHETYAQRDQLFWNKGDSSYTDVSETAGSYFTEPLVGRAAAMADYDNDGDTDIVIMSSNQRAVLLRNDGGNLKNWVGLKLVGTRSNRDGIGAKVRLVAGGVAQIREVKSGSSYASGSDMRLLFGLGENQHVEKINIVWQSGATQELTAVSINQYLTIVEPE from the coding sequence ATGAATAAACGGCAACTTGGGCTATTCATACAAATATTCCTCCTGCTAACCATCGGCAGTGTTGCCGCAGAACTTCCCACCTTCACGGATGTCACCGAAGCAGTCGGTATCCAATTCAAACACAACAACGGTAAAACTGAACACAAACACATCATTGAAACGATGGGTTCGGGGGTCGTCTTCTTCGATTACGACACAGACGGCGATGCCGATCTCTATTTTGTTAACGGCGGTCCTATCCCCGAAGAGACGCAAAATCCAACACAAGCCAAACTCGGAAATGTCCTCTATCGCAACGAAGGAGACGGGCATTTTATAGATGTCACCGAGACAGCAGGTGTAGGGGACGCAGGCTACGGGATGGCGGCTTCCGCTGGCGATATTGACAACGACGGTGATGCCGACCTCTATGTCGCAAACTTCGGAAACGATAGGCTTTACCGAAATAATGGAGACGGCACTTTTACCGACATCACCGAAGTCGCCGGGATTGATAACTCCCTCTGGAGCATCGCAGCCGTCTATCTCGATTTCGATGCCGATGGCGACTTGGATATTTTCGTCGTCAACTATCTCGTGTATGAAGTATCGATGCCGGTAACGACCTATAAAGGTATTGTCGGTTACGGACATCCGCGCAGCTACGAGGGAACACCGGATGTGCTCTACCGGAACAATGGGGACGGCACGTTTACCAATATCGCAGAAACGGCGGGTGTCACAAATCCGAGCGAAGGCAGAGGCATGGCAGCAATCGCTTGTGACTACGATAACGACGGATTCCCTGATATTTACGTCGCTAACGATACCAACCGCAATTTCATGTATCACAACAATGGGGACGGCACCTTCACCGACGAGAGCCTATTCATTGGGGTCGGTTATGACGAAAAGGGAGTCGCCGAAGGCTCTATGGGTGTGGACGCCGGAGATTATAACGGAGATGGATGGTTTGACCTCATCGTTGCGAATTCGGAGAAGGCAACCCTCTATAAGAACGAGGAGGGTCTTTTTTTCGTTGATGCGACAGCGGATAGTGGATTGGAGCAGCCAACACTACCCTTCGTCGGCTTCAGTCCGCTTTTCTTGGATTACGATAACGACGGTTATCTCGACATGTTCTGTGCAAACGGACACCCCCAAGATGTTATCGGCATCTTAACCGACCATGAGACTTACGCGCAGCGCGACCAACTCTTTTGGAACAAGGGAGACAGCAGTTACACGGACGTTTCAGAAACCGCTGGTTCCTATTTCACAGAGCCACTTGTCGGCAGAGCCGCCGCTATGGCTGACTACGACAACGACGGCGATACCGATATTGTCATCATGAGCTCCAATCAACGTGCTGTTCTCCTTCGGAACGATGGTGGAAATCTGAAAAATTGGGTGGGTCTTAAACTGGTCGGTACCCGTAGCAATCGCGACGGTATCGGCGCGAAGGTCCGACTCGTAGCAGGAGGCGTGGCACAGATTCGGGAGGTAAAGAGCGGTTCAAGTTACGCATCAGGAAGCGATATGCGCCTCCTGTTCGGTTTAGGTGAAAACCAACATGTTGAGAAGATTAATATTGTCTGGCAGAGCGGCGCAACACAAGAACTAACAGCGGTGTCTATCAATCAGTATTTGACGATTGTGGAGCCGGAATAA
- a CDS encoding SUMF1/EgtB/PvdO family nonheme iron enzyme gives MNISCPKKNSCLGIVCTLIFSFGTCFGILAAEPGLILVPAGTFTMGSERRAADERPMHKVYLDGYYIGKYEVTNAEYYEFWKSQSESNVPDATPQHTPESFPHLPHIGDWPARAEQFPNYPVVGVSWHDAAAYAAWKGMRLPTEAEWEKAARGYTNRIWPWGSAMEPHANTAEAKDGYENRIAPVGSFPKGKSYYGALDMAGNAWEWTADWYSDVYYSYSSQAAAKRPKKNPTGPAVGSWRVLRGGSWIDALTRCSTTFRFYLYPNLKTAFVGFRLAKTAEKSEK, from the coding sequence ATGAATATCTCATGTCCAAAGAAAAATAGTTGTCTCGGTATTGTATGCACCTTGATATTCAGTTTCGGCACCTGTTTCGGTATCCTCGCAGCAGAACCAGGACTCATATTGGTACCCGCTGGCACCTTTACGATGGGCAGTGAGCGTCGCGCCGCCGATGAAAGACCGATGCACAAAGTCTATCTCGATGGCTACTATATCGGTAAATACGAAGTGACGAACGCCGAATACTACGAATTTTGGAAATCGCAATCAGAAAGCAACGTCCCAGACGCAACGCCTCAACACACTCCCGAAAGTTTCCCACATCTCCCGCATATCGGCGACTGGCCCGCACGCGCTGAACAGTTCCCGAATTATCCTGTTGTTGGTGTATCGTGGCACGATGCTGCCGCTTATGCAGCGTGGAAAGGGATGCGCCTGCCAACTGAAGCGGAGTGGGAGAAGGCGGCGCGCGGGTATACCAACAGGATATGGCCCTGGGGGAGCGCAATGGAACCGCACGCGAACACTGCTGAGGCAAAGGATGGCTACGAGAACCGCATCGCACCCGTCGGGAGCTTTCCGAAAGGCAAAAGTTATTACGGTGCCCTGGATATGGCTGGCAACGCCTGGGAATGGACAGCCGATTGGTACAGCGATGTGTATTATTCGTACAGTTCACAAGCCGCCGCAAAACGTCCAAAAAAGAATCCAACGGGACCAGCGGTCGGCAGTTGGCGGGTTCTCCGAGGCGGTTCATGGATCGATGCGCTCACTCGGTGCAGCACGACATTCCGATTTTATCTATACCCGAACCTGAAAACCGCTTTTGTCGGTTTTCGACTCGCAAAAACTGCTGAAAAAAGCGAAAAGTAG